AGGCCGAGCATCTCGTCACGTCCGACCGGGTCCAGTCCGTTGGTCGGCTCGTCGAGGAGGACCAGCTGCGGGTCGTGGACCAGCGCCTGGGCCAGCTTCACCCGCTGTTTCATGCCGGTCGAGTAGCCGCCGATGGGCCGGTAGCGCTCCTCGTACAGGCCGACGTGCCGCAGCGTGTCCGCGGTGCGTTCCCGGGCCGCCGTCGGCGGGAGTCCGGACATCCGCGCCATGTGGACGACGAACTCTGTGGCCGAGACGTCGGGCGGCAGGCAGTCGTGCTCCGGCATGTAGCCGACCCGTTCCCGGATGGCGGCGCCGCTGGTCGCGACGTCGAGCCCGAGCACTGCGGCCCGGCCCTCGGTCGCGGGGGACAGACCCAACAGGATCTTGATCAACGTGGACTTGCCGGCTCCGTTGGCGCCCACCAGCCCGGTCACACCGGGGCCGATGTCCAACGAGAGCCGGTCAAGCGCGGTCACCCGGGGGAACCGCATGCTCAGGCTTTCGGTCGCAATCACAGTCACGTCATCGACGGTAGTGGCGCGGGCCACACCGGTCGTCAGACCTGGCGGCTGGATTCGCGTCAGACTCCAGATGTACGGACCCGTAGGGGGACCCCACGGAGGAGGACCGCGGGGGACCGGGCGCGCCGGACGGGGCGGAACCGAAGCGCCGGACCGGGCGGAACCGGTGCGTCCGACGGGGCGGAACCTGGGGTTGTCCACAGGTGACGCACGCCCCTTGACGTAGCCGCCGGACATTGTCACATTCATCAGTGTCACGTTACGGGCACGTACCGCACACGGCAGGGAACGGACGGTGGCATGGTCTCGCGCGTCAAGGACGAACGGGCCCCGGATCTGCAGGGGTTCAGAGAAGTGCAACGACTCGCGTACGCCTGCGCGGAGGCAGTCGCCGCCCGCCTGAAGCCGGGGGTGACGGAGCGCGAGGCGGCCAGGATGCAGCGTGAGTGGCTGCGCGAGCGCGGGGTGCGCGACTGGTTCCACCTCCCGTTCGCCTGGTTCGGTGACCGCACGGCGTTCACCGGCTTCAAGGTGCCGTTGCAGTTCTTCCCGACCAACCGCCGCCTGGAGCCCGGGATGCCGTTCATCCTCGACATGGCCCCGGTGTACAAGGGATTCACCGCCGACATCGGCTACTCCGGCTGCCTCGGGCTCAACCCCCTGCATGACCGGCTGCTCGCCGACCTCGAAGTTCACCGCGAGCTGATCCTGCGCGAGGTCCGCGAGCGGCGTCCATTGCGCGAGATCTACGAGGACGTCGAGCGCCTGATGATTCAGCAGGGCTACGCCAACCGCCACCGCGCCTACCCGTTCGGGGTCATCGCCCACAAGGTCGACCGGGTCGCCGAACGGCATTGGTCACCCACGGTGTTCGGGTTCGGCACGCAGTCACTCAAAGGGATCCTGAGTGACGCGGTGCACGGGCACCGGGAGGGCTGGTCGCCGCTCTGGAGTCCGTACCGCTTCTCCGACCATCCCCCGCAGCCGGGTCTGTGGGCGGTCGAGCCGCACCTCGGATTCCGGGGCACGGGGGCGAAGTTCGAGGAGATCCTGGTCGTCACCGACTCCCGGGATCCCGAACAGAGTGCCTTCTGGCTGGACGACGATCTGCCGCATGTGCGGCGCTGGGCCGAGGAAAGGGTGACGGCGTGAGTCTGCAGAACCTGCCGGGGGCGCGCGAGCGCCGGGTGTCCACGGGCGGTATCGACCTGTGCGTGGTCGAGCTGGGCGATGCGACACAGCCCACGATCGTGCTGGTGCACGGCTATCCGGACAGCAAGGAGGTCTGGACGCAGGTCGCCCGGCAGCTCGCCGAGCAGTGGCACGTCGTGCTGTACGACGTACGCGGTCACGGCAGGTCGACCGCGCCGGTGCCGCTGCGCGGCGGCTTCACGCTGGAGAAGCTGACCGACGACTTCCTGGCCGTCGTCGACGCGGTGAGCCCGGACCGGCCGGTGCACGTGGTCGGGCACGACTGGGGTTCGGTGCAGGCCTGGGAGTTTGCCACGGTCAGCCGCACCGAAGGCCGGATCGCCTCCTTCACCTCGATGTCCGGCCCGTCGCTGGACCACTTCGGGCACTGGATCAAGCGCCGGATGTCCCGGCCCACTCCGCGCCGGGTCGGCCAGCTGCTGGGCCAGGGCGCCAAGTCCTGGTACGTGTACATGCTGCATACGCCGGTGCTTCCGGAGCTCGCCTGGCGCGGCCCGCTCGGCAAGCAGTGGCCGCGCATCCTGGAGCGGCTGGAGAAGGTGCCACCGGGCGACTATCCGACGCCCTCACTGCCCAACGACGCCGCGCACGGGGCCTGGCTCTACCGCGACAACGTCCGCTCCCGGCTCCGCAGGCCGCGCGCCGACGCGTTCGCCCATGTACCGGTCCAGCTGATCACCCCGACCGGTGACATATTCCTCTCGGAACAGCTCTATGACGAACTCGACGCATGGGTGCCGCAGTTGACCCGCCGCTCGCTGCCCGCCAAGCACTGGGTGCCGCGCACCAGGCCGGACCAGCTGGCCTCCTGGATCGGCGAGTTCGCCGCCGCCAACGAGGAGGCTGCGCAAGGTGGTGTCCCGGTGAGGGACACCTCGCCCACGGGGGCGCACGCGGACCGGTTCGGCGGGCAGCTCGTCCTGGTGACGGGCGCGGCCGGCGGGATCGGGCGGGCAACGGCCTTCGCGTTCGCCGAGGCCGGCGCCCGTGTGGTGGCCGTGGACCGGGACGCGGAGGGGGCGAGCCGGACGGCGGAGCTGGCCCGGCTGATCGGCGCTCCGGCAGCCTGGGCCGAGACCGTCGATGTCAGTGACGAGCAGGCCATGGAGAAGCTGGCCGAGAAGGTGGCCGCCGAGTACGGCATCGTCGACGTACTGGTCAACAACGCCGGTATCGGGCTCTCCGGTTCGTTCCTGGAGACGACCGCCGAGGAGTGGAAGAACGTCCTCGACGTGAATCTGTGGGGCGTCATCCACGGCTGCCGGCTCTTCGGCAAGCAGATGGCCGACCGCGGACAGGGCGGCCACATCGTCAACACGGCTTCCGCGGCCGCGTATCAGCCCTCCCGTGCGCTGCCCGCGTACAGCACGTCGAAGGCCGCCGTACTGATGCTCAGTGAATGCCTGCGCGCCGAGCTCGCCGAGAAGTCGATCGGTGTCAGCGCCATCTGCCCCGGCATCGTCAACACGAACATCACCGCGACCACGCGCTTCGCCGGGGCGGACGCGGCGGAGGAGAAGCGGCTACGGAGGCGGACGAGCAAGTTGTACGGGATGCGCAACTACCCGCCGGAGAAGGTCGCCGACGCGATCCTCAGGGCGGTCGTGCGCAACGAGGCCGTCGTCCCGGTGACGCCGGAGTCCCATGCCGCCCGGTTCGTGTCCCGGCTCAGTCCGGGAGTGCTGCGCGGGATCGCCCGGCTGAAGCCGCCGCTGTGAGCACCACCGGGCCGTCGGCGGCCGGCCGGACAGCTGCTGAGTACCGGATCGAGGACCTTGCGCACGCCAGCGGTGCCACGGTCCGCACCATCCGCGCCTACCAGGACCGCGGGCTGCTGCCGACCCCGGAGCGGCGAGGCCGGGCCAACGTGTACCGGGACACCCATCTGGCCCGGCTCCGGCAGATCGCCGACCTGCTGGACCGCGGTTACACCCTGGCCAGCATCAAGGAGTTGCTGGAGGCCTGGGACACAGGGCGCGGACTCGGCGGTGTACTCGGGCTCGTGGCCGAGGTGCACGGGCCATGGACGGACGAGCGGGCCGACCGCATCACCCGCGCGGAACTGGAAGTGAAGTTCGGCGGACGCCCCGACGACGAAGCGGTCTCCGAAGCGGTGGAACTGGGAGTACTCGAACCAGTCCCGGGCCGTGACGACGAGTTCCTGGTTCCCAGTCCGCAAGAGCTGGCGGTAGCCGTTGAGTTGTATTCCGCGGGCGTACCACTGAGCGCAATCTCCGCTCATCTGCGGGAACTTCGGGGTCAGGTCGAGCAGATAGCCTCCCGGTTCCTGGAGTTCACGACGGAGCATGTCTTCGCCCGATATCTCGGCCACCGCCCCCCGACCGACGCCGACGCGGCCGAGGCGGCCTCGATGGTCCGCCGACTACGGCCGCTGGCTCAGCAGACGGTGGACGCCGAACTGGCTCGGGCCATGCGGACGTTCGCCACCCGGCACTTGGAGCACCACCTCGCCGCCGAGGGGCCCTTCACTGCTCATTCAGCTCCGCCCCCGCCGACATCCGTGGCGCTTCCGGCCGCGACGATCAGCGCTGTGGAGCGCCTGGTTGGACGGGAGAACGCCGCATCCTTCATCACAGCTGCTGCCGAACGAGAGGTGCAATCAAGGACATTGGATGCACTTACCTCATTCCGCAACAATGCACCCACAGTTGACCAAATAACCTAATTCACAGGCCACTTGTCCACAGGAACGCCAAATCGCCTGTGGATAACCCGAGTTGGCTGTGGATCAAACCTGTGGGCAAAAATTGCTGAGGAAAATCAGGACCCAAATCCGGATGCGGCGGAGACGACGTCACGGGCAGGCTGTCGGGATGGATGAAAGACGCACCGTCAAGGTGTCCAAGTACCTTTCAAAACACCTCCGGCATCAGCCCGAACGGATCGGTCTCACGCTGGACGCCAACGGCTGGGTGGCGATCGACGACCTGTTGCGGGCCGTTGCCCGCAACCACTTCCCGCTCACCCGCGCCGAGCTCGACCATGTCGTCGCGTCCAACGACAAACAGCGTTTCGCCATCGAGGGCGCCCGCATCCGGGCGAGCCAGGGGCACACCGTCGACGTGGACCTGGACCTGCCTCCCGCCGACCCGCCCGCGTACCTCTACCACGGCACGGTCGGCCGGTCCCTGGACGCGATCCGCAGTGAGGGGCTGCGTCCGATGAACCGCACACACGTCCATCTCTCGCCCGACCGCGAAACGGCGACCCGCGTCGGCGCCCGGCGCGGCCGCCCCGTCGTCCTGTCCGTGGACGCGGGCGCCATGCACCGGGCGGGACACGTCTTCTACGTCAGCGCCAACGGGGTCTGGCTCACCGCCGCCGTACCCCCGGAGTTCCTGCGCCTGCCGGGCTGACACGGCCGTCGCACCGGCGCCCACCGCACTCGTTGCGGGCGCGCTGCCTTCGCGGCTGCATTCGCTCGGCCTTCGCGCTGTCTTCGCGGCTTTCTTCGCTCGGCTTTCGCGCTGCGCTGGCGCCGGTCGCTAGCCCGCGAGCTGGGCGAGGCCCTGCGTCGCGATCTGCTCGAAGAGTTTCTCGTCCGCCACCGCGGCGGAGAACTCGGGGCTGCCCCCGGGTACCGGTGCGTGGATCACGATCTCGGTGAATCCGAGCTCCGCATGCCTGCCCGCGAAGTCCACGAAC
This genomic interval from Streptomyces sp. NBC_00464 contains the following:
- a CDS encoding M24 family metallopeptidase; protein product: MVSRVKDERAPDLQGFREVQRLAYACAEAVAARLKPGVTEREAARMQREWLRERGVRDWFHLPFAWFGDRTAFTGFKVPLQFFPTNRRLEPGMPFILDMAPVYKGFTADIGYSGCLGLNPLHDRLLADLEVHRELILREVRERRPLREIYEDVERLMIQQGYANRHRAYPFGVIAHKVDRVAERHWSPTVFGFGTQSLKGILSDAVHGHREGWSPLWSPYRFSDHPPQPGLWAVEPHLGFRGTGAKFEEILVVTDSRDPEQSAFWLDDDLPHVRRWAEERVTA
- a CDS encoding SDR family oxidoreductase; the protein is MSLQNLPGARERRVSTGGIDLCVVELGDATQPTIVLVHGYPDSKEVWTQVARQLAEQWHVVLYDVRGHGRSTAPVPLRGGFTLEKLTDDFLAVVDAVSPDRPVHVVGHDWGSVQAWEFATVSRTEGRIASFTSMSGPSLDHFGHWIKRRMSRPTPRRVGQLLGQGAKSWYVYMLHTPVLPELAWRGPLGKQWPRILERLEKVPPGDYPTPSLPNDAAHGAWLYRDNVRSRLRRPRADAFAHVPVQLITPTGDIFLSEQLYDELDAWVPQLTRRSLPAKHWVPRTRPDQLASWIGEFAAANEEAAQGGVPVRDTSPTGAHADRFGGQLVLVTGAAGGIGRATAFAFAEAGARVVAVDRDAEGASRTAELARLIGAPAAWAETVDVSDEQAMEKLAEKVAAEYGIVDVLVNNAGIGLSGSFLETTAEEWKNVLDVNLWGVIHGCRLFGKQMADRGQGGHIVNTASAAAYQPSRALPAYSTSKAAVLMLSECLRAELAEKSIGVSAICPGIVNTNITATTRFAGADAAEEKRLRRRTSKLYGMRNYPPEKVADAILRAVVRNEAVVPVTPESHAARFVSRLSPGVLRGIARLKPPL
- a CDS encoding MerR family transcriptional regulator; translated protein: MSTTGPSAAGRTAAEYRIEDLAHASGATVRTIRAYQDRGLLPTPERRGRANVYRDTHLARLRQIADLLDRGYTLASIKELLEAWDTGRGLGGVLGLVAEVHGPWTDERADRITRAELEVKFGGRPDDEAVSEAVELGVLEPVPGRDDEFLVPSPQELAVAVELYSAGVPLSAISAHLRELRGQVEQIASRFLEFTTEHVFARYLGHRPPTDADAAEAASMVRRLRPLAQQTVDAELARAMRTFATRHLEHHLAAEGPFTAHSAPPPPTSVALPAATISAVERLVGRENAASFITAAAEREVQSRTLDALTSFRNNAPTVDQIT
- a CDS encoding RNA 2'-phosphotransferase; its protein translation is MDERRTVKVSKYLSKHLRHQPERIGLTLDANGWVAIDDLLRAVARNHFPLTRAELDHVVASNDKQRFAIEGARIRASQGHTVDVDLDLPPADPPAYLYHGTVGRSLDAIRSEGLRPMNRTHVHLSPDRETATRVGARRGRPVVLSVDAGAMHRAGHVFYVSANGVWLTAAVPPEFLRLPG